One Verrucomicrobiota bacterium genomic region harbors:
- a CDS encoding DUF4340 domain-containing protein, with protein MNTRSTRWLVAAALGLFAYIFFFERGSPSLDPGASPDRARLLRVQPGAVTALEVTFPTNALIRVERGTNGAWWMMLPDRYPAQSETINTLLERLSQLDILTSIPAREIITKPGGLAAFGLEQPPIRLALFEGDRRVEWRLGGASPLGQRLYVQQVGSDSVAVVDSALRKWMPGHADEWKDRSLVSFDRNRLDRIEARSEGSFYELQRDPTNRTWRLSKPFVARANSLRVDALVQLMADSRVAGFTHGMTSIDLESPNQQPLPLDLIFAQGTNALGGLRFGGSPTNRPDLVFASAAGGTNVVLVPRELADQFRPPHTRFRETRLSPFDAGGATALEVRSAETFSARRGPQGSWTVEGSTSFPGDPILIRAALDTLATLEVTEFVQEVVGDFGQFGLGSNHVQYTVRGNGGSTTLAQIQLGVTNQVSGRFARRTDEPSLYSIRQSDANQLPQWAYELRDRSLWKFATNAVIQATISYQGQQRRISRGPDGNWAAWPANAQVVAPLWEECLFRLGNLQALTWIPGGNEVRNRLGFAEVAHQLTVEVRLGDKTQSHTLNFGHLSPWNTPFATTMLEGEARAFGIPNSFYDLYEQILRDLKLLGAGSNGPGTKP; from the coding sequence ATGAACACTCGTTCCACACGATGGTTGGTGGCCGCCGCCCTCGGACTCTTCGCGTACATTTTCTTTTTCGAACGAGGCTCGCCCTCTCTTGACCCGGGTGCGAGCCCGGACCGGGCTCGGCTTCTCCGAGTGCAGCCTGGCGCCGTGACCGCGTTGGAAGTCACGTTTCCAACCAACGCACTCATTCGGGTGGAACGCGGAACGAACGGAGCCTGGTGGATGATGTTGCCGGACCGCTATCCGGCCCAGTCGGAGACGATCAACACGCTCCTTGAGCGGTTGTCGCAACTGGACATTCTCACCTCCATTCCCGCCCGCGAGATCATCACCAAACCGGGGGGATTGGCGGCGTTTGGCCTCGAACAGCCCCCCATCCGCCTCGCGTTGTTCGAGGGAGATCGGCGCGTGGAGTGGCGCCTGGGTGGGGCTTCGCCTCTGGGGCAACGCCTGTATGTGCAACAGGTGGGCTCGGACAGCGTGGCGGTCGTGGACAGCGCGCTGCGGAAATGGATGCCCGGTCACGCGGATGAATGGAAAGATCGCAGCCTGGTGTCCTTCGATCGAAACCGTCTGGATCGGATCGAGGCGCGATCTGAAGGTTCGTTTTACGAATTGCAACGGGATCCGACGAACCGGACTTGGCGATTGAGCAAACCTTTCGTGGCGCGGGCAAACTCGTTGCGGGTGGATGCCTTGGTTCAGTTGATGGCGGATTCGCGCGTGGCCGGGTTCACCCACGGCATGACGTCCATCGACTTGGAATCCCCGAATCAACAACCGTTGCCGTTGGATTTGATCTTCGCGCAAGGCACCAATGCCTTGGGAGGCTTGCGTTTTGGCGGCTCTCCCACGAACCGGCCCGACCTGGTTTTCGCCAGCGCCGCCGGGGGAACCAATGTCGTCCTCGTGCCGAGAGAACTGGCGGACCAGTTTCGTCCGCCGCACACGCGCTTCAGGGAAACTCGCCTGAGCCCGTTTGACGCAGGGGGCGCCACCGCATTGGAGGTGCGTTCGGCCGAAACTTTTTCGGCGCGAAGGGGCCCCCAAGGGTCCTGGACGGTGGAAGGCTCGACCTCATTCCCGGGCGATCCGATCTTGATCCGTGCCGCCCTTGACACCCTCGCGACGTTGGAAGTGACGGAATTCGTCCAGGAAGTCGTGGGGGACTTTGGGCAATTTGGACTTGGATCGAACCATGTTCAGTACACCGTGAGGGGAAACGGCGGCTCCACGACGCTGGCGCAGATTCAACTCGGCGTGACGAACCAAGTCTCCGGCCGATTTGCCCGGCGCACCGACGAGCCTTCCCTTTATTCGATTCGCCAGAGCGACGCCAACCAACTCCCGCAATGGGCCTATGAACTTCGGGATCGGTCGCTCTGGAAGTTCGCCACCAACGCGGTGATCCAGGCGACGATTTCCTACCAGGGCCAGCAGCGGAGAATTTCTCGCGGACCGGATGGGAACTGGGCGGCCTGGCCGGCCAACGCCCAAGTGGTCGCCCCGCTCTGGGAGGAGTGCTTGTTCCGGCTGGGCAATCTCCAAGCCTTGACTTGGATTCCCGGGGGCAACGAAGTCAGGAATCGCCTGGGGTTTGCCGAGGTCGCGCACCAACTGACGGTGGAAGTTCGCCTGGGAGACAAAACGCAATCTCACACGCTCAACTTCGGGCATCTCTCGCCGTGGAACACTCCGTTTGCGACCACGATGCTGGAGGGGGAAGCGAGAGCCTTCGGGATTCCGAATTCATTTTACGATCTTTACGAACAGATCCTTCGAGATCTGAAACTCTTGGGTGCGGGATCGAACGGTCCCGGAACGAAACCATGA
- a CDS encoding ATP-binding cassette domain-containing protein, translated as MIAVKDLVKRYAGHTAVAGLTFSVGRREVVGLLGQNGAGKSTTMRILACFMPASSGTATVAGYDVFRESEEVRRRIGYMPENNPLPVDMRVREYLKFRARLKGLGFARSRERVSAVLEQCGLKDVGHKIIGQLSKGFRQRVGLADALVHEPELIILDEPTIGLDPHQIRAVRQLIKDLGKERTVLISTHILPEVEMTCTRVLILHQGSIRMSETLENLKRGPEDAGPVIAEVRAPAAELREALEEVRDVVRVDVSPAEGDYFRCAVSVREGDDARPRLFDLAVERGWKLRELRRGRRSLEDVFVRVTRGDREEEAP; from the coding sequence ATCATCGCGGTAAAAGACTTGGTCAAGCGATACGCCGGACACACGGCGGTCGCTGGGCTGACTTTTTCCGTGGGCCGGCGGGAAGTGGTGGGCTTGCTGGGGCAGAATGGAGCGGGCAAGAGCACCACCATGCGCATCCTTGCCTGTTTCATGCCGGCGTCCTCCGGCACGGCCACAGTCGCGGGCTATGATGTGTTTCGAGAGTCGGAGGAAGTCCGCCGGCGCATCGGTTACATGCCGGAGAACAATCCCTTGCCCGTGGACATGCGGGTCCGAGAGTATTTGAAGTTCCGCGCGCGTTTGAAAGGGCTCGGTTTTGCCCGTTCGCGTGAGAGGGTGAGCGCAGTGCTGGAGCAGTGCGGATTGAAGGACGTGGGTCACAAGATTATTGGCCAGCTTTCGAAGGGCTTTCGCCAGCGAGTGGGGCTGGCGGACGCGCTGGTCCACGAGCCCGAGCTCATCATCCTGGACGAACCGACCATCGGACTCGACCCCCATCAGATCCGCGCCGTGCGTCAATTGATCAAGGACCTTGGGAAGGAACGAACGGTGCTGATTTCGACCCACATCCTTCCGGAAGTGGAAATGACCTGTACCCGCGTGCTGATTTTGCATCAGGGCTCCATTCGGATGTCGGAAACCTTGGAAAACCTGAAGCGAGGACCGGAGGACGCCGGGCCGGTGATCGCCGAGGTGCGAGCACCCGCGGCGGAACTTCGGGAGGCTCTGGAAGAAGTGCGGGATGTGGTTCGCGTGGATGTGTCGCCTGCCGAAGGGGATTATTTCCGCTGCGCGGTATCGGTGCGGGAGGGTGATGACGCGCGTCCTCGATTGTTCGATCTGGCGGTGGAGCGTGGTTGGAAGTTGCGGGAGCTCCGGCGGGGCCGCCGGTCTTTGGAAGACGTTTTCGTGCGGGTGACTCGGGGAGACCGGGAGGAGGAGGCGCCCTGA
- a CDS encoding PDZ domain-containing protein: MRDASAHGGHPPAGAPTKRWRTSPPGHRRSGVDSRAWVRTLSPPATSMEQQATMKTSVIDTRRFRPSLGRRSGEGWSYGTRASGWKAWKVCAVAWCALYLSGREAGPVHPNLLAAVSGEDVRRDPVVRAVEKVMPAVVNIRTKTRVRSRGLFYDWWRENWTPFTRDLPPEESAGSGVVIDEAGYVVTNVHVVEGADEIFVQIGEEIFQAENMVGSRKTDVALLKLRVASGRKFPAARFGADDDLLLGETVLAMGNPFGLGGSVSRGILSSKSRRAGPNAEGERLEIADWLQTDAAINPGNSGGPLVNLNGEMIGINVAVLKVGQGIGFAIPAKRVAESLGEIFTPEVMKGLYYGLRVKTTGANPRIARVEPGSPAEKAGLREGDPILSVNEESVRSWFDFNRALVSTPERKAAVLVVQRGEGRKRIAVTGIPEREIFNEEMIRQRLGAGVKAWDGAQAGLPLRGLLLSTVERGGPASLAGLSPQMILLEIEGFATHDVVETARWLAGRKAGDRVSVIVGVPWRRGVVAGFERQEGRLRLR, encoded by the coding sequence ATGAGGGATGCGTCAGCCCATGGCGGACATCCGCCCGCGGGCGCTCCGACGAAGAGGTGGCGAACGTCTCCGCCGGGCCATAGGCGGTCAGGCGTTGATTCGAGGGCATGGGTCCGAACATTATCGCCGCCAGCAACGTCTATGGAGCAGCAAGCAACGATGAAGACCAGCGTGATTGACACCCGCCGGTTTCGGCCAAGCCTCGGCCGGCGGAGCGGCGAGGGGTGGAGTTATGGAACGAGAGCGAGCGGTTGGAAGGCGTGGAAAGTCTGCGCAGTGGCCTGGTGCGCCCTCTATCTCTCAGGGCGGGAGGCAGGTCCGGTCCATCCAAACCTGCTGGCCGCCGTGTCCGGGGAGGATGTCCGGAGAGATCCGGTGGTGCGGGCGGTGGAGAAAGTGATGCCCGCGGTCGTGAACATTCGAACCAAGACGCGCGTGCGCAGCCGTGGATTGTTCTATGATTGGTGGAGAGAGAATTGGACGCCGTTTACGCGGGATCTCCCCCCCGAAGAAAGCGCGGGTTCAGGGGTGGTGATCGACGAGGCCGGTTACGTGGTGACCAATGTGCACGTGGTGGAGGGCGCCGACGAAATCTTCGTGCAGATCGGGGAAGAGATTTTTCAGGCGGAGAACATGGTGGGCAGCCGCAAGACGGACGTCGCGTTGTTGAAACTAAGGGTGGCGTCCGGGCGCAAGTTTCCAGCCGCGCGGTTTGGCGCCGATGACGACCTGTTGCTCGGAGAAACCGTTCTGGCCATGGGCAATCCGTTTGGACTCGGCGGATCGGTCAGCCGAGGGATCTTGAGCTCGAAGAGCCGCCGAGCCGGTCCAAATGCCGAGGGGGAGCGGTTGGAAATCGCGGACTGGCTGCAGACGGACGCCGCGATCAACCCCGGAAACAGCGGCGGCCCCCTGGTTAATTTAAACGGCGAGATGATTGGCATCAATGTGGCGGTCTTGAAGGTCGGGCAGGGCATCGGGTTTGCGATCCCGGCGAAACGCGTCGCGGAATCCTTGGGGGAAATTTTCACGCCGGAGGTGATGAAGGGCCTCTATTACGGATTGCGCGTCAAGACGACCGGAGCGAACCCGCGGATTGCGAGGGTCGAACCGGGAAGTCCCGCCGAAAAGGCGGGCTTGAGGGAGGGCGATCCGATTCTTTCCGTCAATGAGGAGAGCGTCCGGAGTTGGTTCGATTTTAACCGTGCCCTGGTGTCCACGCCGGAACGGAAAGCGGCGGTCTTGGTTGTGCAGCGAGGCGAGGGGCGGAAGCGAATTGCCGTCACGGGCATTCCGGAGCGGGAGATTTTCAACGAGGAAATGATTCGTCAGCGATTGGGCGCGGGGGTGAAGGCTTGGGATGGCGCTCAAGCGGGGCTCCCTTTGCGCGGTCTGCTGCTGAGCACTGTAGAGCGGGGAGGACCGGCTTCCCTGGCCGGGCTGAGTCCGCAGATGATCCTCTTGGAGATCGAGGGGTTTGCGACGCACGATGTCGTGGAGACCGCTCGCTGGCTTGCGGGGCGCAAAGCCGGGGATCGGGTGTCGGTGATCGTGGGAGTTCCGTGGAGACGCGGGGTGGTAGCCGGGTTCGAGCGGCAGGAGGGTCGATTGCGGTTGCGATGA
- a CDS encoding metallophosphoesterase, with the protein MTRSLPLPLLLMLVVVNLLPAGAAEPTLASGVVFHDKNRNGLRDPGEPGLSGVRVSNQREVTRTDPKGRWTLPVSNDTTFFVIKPRGWMTPTNAHRLPQFYYVHKPQGSPSVKYGGVKPTGPLPASIDFPLHPQKEPSRFQALFFGDTQPRDLREVEYIAHDTVEELVGTSAQFGVTLGDVVFDDLSVMEPLNATIALIGVPWWNVLGNHDMNYDVSDDRDSDETWTRIYGPNYYSFDYGPVHFVALDNVIWGGATNLAGTGGYTGGMTETQLEWLKNDLDLTSPKQLVVLMMHIPLPDLTNRTDLYRLIEQRPYCISISGHTHWQEHRFIKRADGWRGPEPHHHIITVTVCGSWFTGQPDALGIPHTTMRDGAPNGYAILNFRENKVTVDFKASRQPADYQMNIMTPESVALSELGRTDVYVNVFNGSERSIVEARWNDRGPWRSLHKVLEEDPAYVAARKREPEKPSLPYRQLSAPMKSPHLWKSSLPPISTPGTHALRVRATDVHGRWHKSSRVVTLTAP; encoded by the coding sequence ATGACGCGATCCCTGCCGCTCCCGCTGCTGCTGATGCTTGTGGTCGTGAACCTCCTGCCGGCGGGTGCCGCCGAGCCCACACTGGCGTCCGGAGTCGTATTCCATGACAAGAACCGCAACGGCCTACGCGATCCGGGAGAGCCTGGCCTTTCCGGCGTGCGCGTCTCCAACCAGCGCGAAGTGACGCGCACCGACCCCAAGGGCCGGTGGACTCTTCCCGTTTCAAACGACACCACCTTCTTCGTGATCAAGCCCAGAGGCTGGATGACCCCGACGAACGCGCACCGGTTGCCCCAGTTTTACTACGTGCACAAACCCCAGGGTTCGCCTTCCGTCAAATACGGCGGCGTCAAACCCACCGGTCCGCTTCCGGCATCCATCGATTTCCCCCTGCACCCCCAGAAGGAACCTTCCCGCTTCCAGGCCTTGTTCTTCGGCGATACCCAGCCGCGTGATTTGAGGGAAGTGGAGTACATCGCTCACGACACGGTGGAGGAACTCGTCGGAACTTCCGCCCAATTCGGTGTAACCCTCGGGGACGTCGTTTTTGACGACTTATCCGTCATGGAACCCTTGAACGCGACGATCGCGCTCATCGGAGTGCCCTGGTGGAACGTGCTCGGCAACCACGACATGAATTACGATGTCTCGGATGATCGCGACTCGGACGAAACCTGGACTCGAATTTATGGACCCAATTATTACTCCTTCGACTACGGTCCGGTTCATTTCGTCGCCTTGGACAACGTGATTTGGGGCGGCGCCACGAATCTGGCCGGCACCGGCGGGTACACGGGCGGCATGACTGAAACGCAGCTCGAATGGCTGAAAAACGACCTCGATCTCACTTCGCCCAAACAGCTCGTGGTTTTGATGATGCATATCCCGCTGCCCGATCTCACGAACCGCACAGATCTTTACCGCCTCATCGAGCAACGGCCGTACTGCATCTCGATTTCGGGCCATACACACTGGCAGGAACACCGTTTCATCAAGCGCGCCGACGGCTGGCGAGGGCCCGAACCCCACCACCACATCATCACGGTCACCGTCTGTGGCAGTTGGTTTACCGGACAACCCGACGCCCTCGGGATTCCCCACACCACCATGCGCGACGGAGCGCCCAACGGATACGCCATTCTCAACTTCCGAGAAAACAAGGTGACGGTGGACTTCAAAGCGTCCCGCCAGCCCGCGGATTATCAGATGAACATCATGACTCCTGAGTCCGTGGCCCTCTCCGAGCTCGGGAGAACGGATGTTTACGTCAACGTTTTCAACGGATCGGAACGTTCCATCGTCGAGGCCCGCTGGAACGACCGGGGGCCCTGGCGAAGTCTTCACAAGGTCCTCGAAGAAGATCCCGCTTATGTCGCCGCAAGAAAACGTGAGCCCGAGAAGCCCAGCCTTCCCTACCGTCAGCTTTCCGCCCCCATGAAATCTCCCCATCTTTGGAAAAGCAGTTTGCCGCCCATTTCGACCCCGGGCACGCACGCCCTCCGCGTGCGCGCCACGGACGTCCACGGCAGATGGCACAAGAGTTCACGAGTCGTGACCCTGACCGCCCCGTGA